A portion of the Babylonia areolata isolate BAREFJ2019XMU chromosome 16, ASM4173473v1, whole genome shotgun sequence genome contains these proteins:
- the LOC143291169 gene encoding estradiol 17-beta-dehydrogenase 11-like: protein MGVMGVIAGLFRICMLWIQSVIAVFFPSPKKSLNGQTVLVTGAGHGIGRQLALEIARVAPGAKLVLWDLNQKNNDETAAEVREQGVDVYSYTCDVSKPPDVQAVAQKMQEAVGEVDVLINNAGILYGGALLDMEERHIRRTFDVNTLAHFWTVREFLPSMLEKNQGHIVNIASMAAKSGTAFLVDYSASKFAVYGMTEALGDEIRQLGKTGVKTTVVCPMFVNTGLCMFPKDRFGKILTPKEVAAATVEGILRNEQYVFVPRFLWLSLRITGLFPVRVNQYIKEVMQVGIDPQYQHMKKD from the exons ATGGGTGTGATGGGTGTCATAGCTGGTCTCTTCAGAATCTGTATGTTATGGATTCAGTCGGTTATTGCAGTGTTTTTTCCCTCACCCAAAAAGTCTCTGAACGGACAGACAGTGCTGGTCACAGGGGCGGGCCATGGCATCGGCAGACAACTGGCCTTGGAGATCGCGCGAGTTGCGCCCGGAGCCAAGCTGGTCTTGTGGGATCTGAATCAG AAGAACAACGATGAGACGGCCGCAGAGGTGAGGGAGCAGGGCGTGGATGTGTATTCCTACACCTGTGATGTCAGCAAGCCACCAGACGTGCAGGCTGTTGCGCAGAAGATGCAGGAGGCAGTGGGGGAAGTGGATGTGCTGATCAACAATGCGGGCATTCTGTACGGGGGTGCGCTCCTGGACATGGAGGAGAGACACATCCGTCGCACCTTTGACGTCAACACCCTTGCTCACTTCTGG ACTGTGCGGGAGTTTCTGCCATCCATGCTGGAGAAGAACCAGGGCCACATCGTCAACATTGCTTCTATGGCCGCCAAGTCTGGCACTGCCTTCCTGGTGGATTACAG tgcaTCCAAGTTTGCAGTGTACGGGATGACTGAAGCTCTGGGGGACGAGATCAGACAGCTGGGAAAGACTGGTGTGAAGACCACAGTTGTCTGCCCCATGTTTGTCAACACTGGGCTCTGCATGTTCCCCAAGGACAG GTTTGGGAAGATCCTGACCCCAAAGGAGGTGGCGGCTGCCACTGTGGAGGGGATTCTGAGGAACGAGCAGTACGTCTTCGTGCCTCGCTTCCTCTGGCTCAGCCTCCGCATCACTGG GTTGTTCCCAGTGCGTGTGAACCAGTACATCAAGGAGGTGATGCAGGTGGGCATTGATCCCCAGTACCAGCACATGAAGAAGGATTAG